The segment CAAGACCCCCAATTATATCTGGCATTTAACTGTCTGTCCTCTTTACTCTGCACCTCCTGTCAAATCAATAAAATAGGGAATAAATATCTTTATGAACTTGGCCAGTCACATAAAAGGTGTACTATGAACTGATGTTTGTATTTGAGAAGCCTGTGAAgcccaaaatgaaaaaaatggacTAAACTTGAGATTAAATTGCTTTAATTTGATAGCAGAGCATCTAAGGAATACAGATTTTAGACGGTTTTAATCAAAGTGAAACCAGTCCTGGCTAAGAAATATGACTTTTGTGacatttaactattttttaacCAAGATTTAATGAGtgcttttcactttttctttgtggctttttattttaaaaagggctTTTAAAATCCTCTATTGTAGTTAATCACTCTTTTTTCCACTTCTAATAATTGTTCCAGCCAACATGCTACatattgttgtttctgtctccttGGACGCTGGATTTTTCCCTCATTATGACTTCAAAATGCCAAAGTTGaaattgaaatgatttaaactgCACATCATACTCCAGTCCTTTATACTCTATCTGAACAACAAACTATTATATtgtaaaattgaataaatacaatataaatgCATTAAACACAACcaaatgtataaatatttatctCTATTTGAGCCTAAAGCCAAAAAGGAGGATATGAGAGCAATGATTTTAATGTATCTACAGTCTCAGCAGTGCAGACATGGAGGATTAAACAATTCTGCGCTCCAAAAAACCTGTTCACCTTTATgcttaaatcaaacatttagaaAAGCTGGTTGGTGCTTTTTCTGGTGTGTGGATGTTTAGACGTTACAGCAAACAAAATCTATCAAAACTGCAAAGATCTTAGTCTTTTGATTAGTCGTTAAACACCAAACTGTGTGTTGatgagcatttattttaaagtctacaagtgttttacagatttaaataaaaagattaaccAGATTGGtaataaagattaaaatttGCACTCCTTCTTTGAGGTCCTGCTTTAAATCTGCTCAGATAACACTTTGTAAAACAAGAGAGATTACAGATTTCCAGTACAGTTTTGGTGCAAATTGTGAAAGAAAACTTCACAAAGGGTTTTAAAGTTGACTCAGCTCAAGCTGTTTTAATGGGCCTTGGTCAAATGTTTCATGAGAAATCGGTTTTATAAAAGgtgataaaaaaaggaagacatgagaacaaaataaaagtcttttaatTGAAAGGGTTACAGTAAACCTttgattgataaaaaaaatatgtgttaaTTTCATAAATGTGTATGCATATTTTGACATGAGACATCTGAAAACATGGTAAACCTAATaactttttcataaatattttgagaaagaaaaggtttgaGACAAATTATCTGGTTACACCTCTCAAAGTTGAGTAGTGTTGAAATTATACGTTTAGTTTCTTCTTCGACTGATGACATGATGGCAACTGAGCTGTTGATCTAAAAGTGagccttgtgttttgttttatttttttccttcttgaaTATGATTCTGTCACGTTGTGGATGACGTCAGTATAAAGTTGCGTTGCGTTGCTGTGAACGGTGGAAAAGCCTCCAGGATCAGACTGAGCCCGGGTCACGAGATGAGAAGCAGCAAGTTAGCACAAATTAACATGCCTGTCAACAATGCTTTATAAACTGTAGTGTATTTAAACTTAATATAAACACGCGTGAAGTTAAAGCGCAGCTCTTCACCTTTAACTGATGTGCCATCTCACGCACATAAGTCTTTAAAAATGGTACATTtccactttttctttaaaaaaaactcagctaaaaacatataaaattaGCAATACAATCTGAGGCCAAAtagattagttttatttagataaGACTTGATAAGCTGTTTCTCCAatttaggttgtttttgtttggttttatggttttggttttttttgttttttttggcatttgacTCTGTTGCATTCTTGCAGCTCTTAGTGGTTTTCTAAGATGACAAATTAATCCTTTGACATCATCTCCTTTACTCTTAGGTCTTTTTCTAACTACAGCCATCTGGTGCCTGAATCTGATCAAAAActctaaataaataagtaataatCTACAGGGTATTTCAAGCACCTCTTGCATACCATTAGTGTTTTCTCTGGTGTCAAAGGTCGCCTTGTGttaaaaattcaaagtttttGATGCCCTGtcgcaaaaagaaaagaggtaaTCAGGCAACTTGATCTTTAAAAAACGCCCCAGAGTGGCTTCatggtttaaaacaaacctcGTAATTTTTCTCGTGTCTGCGTGCGTCGATCACATTGCCACAGCTATCGAATGAAAGAGCTATTCCCTCGTCTCCTGGTAAATTCCCACAGGCCAATTtatttgaaatcttttgaagtggagtcaGTAAAGCATTTAACAGCCTGCCTGGTAGCAGTTTGCTGTTAGTCCGTGTACTGTGAACATTTACATGTAGAGAAACTGTTGTATCATCAAACACTTGTAACAATgcaaagcatgttttttttttttgtttttcatttgtctgtctccAATAATCCCCTGACCATAACTCCTGTGTTCTGCAGCCCACACGTCAGCACACTGAGAGGGTTTAGCACTTCAAGCTCGCCTCTGTTGTCCAGATGGAAGGCGTTTTCCAGGCatctttgcttgtttatttattagtgTTAAAGTCAGAGTCCCTCAGAGGACAGCAGCCAGCTGTtagattttggttttgttccaCTGAGACACGGAGGATGGTTATCCTCTTGATCGCTTGGCTGTCACTCTGTTCCTTCTCCTCTGTTTGCAAACTAAACGCAGACAAAATCCACATTTTGCTCTTTCTGTTATCATTTGCCTCAGCTCGGATTTTACACTAAATTTATTTGTGCTCCAAAGTAAAACCATCTAATTTTTTCAGCgtaaattgtgttttcaaatCAAGTTTGCTCTTTTTCCACACATCCAAAATCGTCATAacctttatttgtgtgtgtgtgtgtggtggggttATATTGAGCCTTTTCCCCAacctttttttcatatttccccacaaagatgttttattatGCTTACAAAAACCCTAAGCAGCAGTTTAAAGCAATGCTTAGTCAGGAATAAATACTGCCttatcaaacattttaagtttttccaTCATcagtataaaaaatatttttggtatTAATGATCATTTCTGAAATATAGCTCTTTTACTATACTTAGATAAGTTTTTGCTGTGTATGAGACAAACAGAAtcttaattatttttgattaattCTGGATTCCTTTAAGAGTTTTTAGAGAACAAATTGAGTTGCTGAgccaacaaaatcaaaaatatctttatcattttaaaagacaagcaCAAAATGTGCAGTCTGAAGATAAAGCATAGCAgcttgtattaaaaaaatgtgtctgtcTTTATTGATATTGTTTGTGACTGTTTCATAATTTGCACCAAACTCTGGAAATCACTTTTAGCACAACAAGAGGCACTTCAGTCCAGTTAAAGTTGGAGAGAAACACGTCCCCCACACTCACCTGTCCGTTCTTCTTCAGGTCGGCCCACATGCTCGTCCCGTCCCCCCCTCTCATCAGGACATGGTAGGTGAAGTAGTAGATACCGGACAGAGGACACGTGAACTTGCCTGTACTCGGCTCGTAGTAGTTCCCCACGTTGGTCACCACATCGTCGAACTTCAGGATCTCACTCCCCTCGTGTTGTTTCCGGAGGCCGGCGTAGAAGGCGATTTTAGGAGAGTAGAAGGAGGAGCCGTAACCATTGGGTCCAGGCCCCGGTGGGCCAGGTGGACCGGGTTTGCCAGGCTCTCCAGGTGGACCTTTAGGGCCTGGAGGACCGGGAAGTCCGGGGCTGCCTCTGAAGCCCTGTTTGCCCCTCCGGTTTGGGAAGTCCGGAGGCTGTGGGGAGACAGCTGTCAGCTCTCCCTGTGGGGGGCTTAAAGTGTCACACACCATCTTGCAGCTCCCGAGCATCTCGTAATGCGTGCCCCCACCTCCGGACCCTGCCCCCTTGGTGGTGTGGACCAATAGAGGAAT is part of the Kryptolebias marmoratus isolate JLee-2015 linkage group LG4, ASM164957v2, whole genome shotgun sequence genome and harbors:
- the LOC108235561 gene encoding complement C1q-like protein 4 isoform X2, whose amino-acid sequence is MVLVLLVAIPLLVHTTKGAGSGGGGTHYEMLGSCKMVCDTLSPPQGELTAVSPQPPDFPNRRGKQGFRGSPGLPGPPGPKGPPGEPGKPGPPGPPGPGPNGYGSSFYSPKIAFYAGLRKQHEGSEILKFDDVVTNVGNYYEPSTGEGQRHRSRRRSELRLRLQQCHPAPGRRRRSVCAAGRGQGSWRKHQQIQHLLRLPHLPRLTVFSHPL
- the LOC108235561 gene encoding complement C1q-like protein 4 isoform X1 translates to MVLVLLVAIPLLVHTTKGAGSGGGGTHYEMLGSCKMVCDTLSPPQGELTAVSPQPPDFPNRRGKQGFRGSPGLPGPPGPKGPPGEPGKPGPPGPPGPGPNGYGSSFYSPKIAFYAGLRKQHEGSEILKFDDVVTNVGNYYEPSTGKFTCPLSGIYYFTYHVLMRGGDGTSMWADLKKNGQVRASAIAQDADQNYDYASNSVILHLDVGDEVFVQLDGGKVHGGNTNKYSTFSGFLIYPD